One Corynebacterium matruchotii genomic window, GCAATGAAATGGGCGGCGATGGCAACCATGGATTTCCCCGAACCAGTGGGTGTGGCCAAAATAACATTATCGCCGGCGAGGATGCCTAATGCGGCCTCTTCCTGCGCCGGATACAGGGTGATCCCCTTGTCTTTCGCCCAGGCGAGGAACGAATCAAAAATGGATTCGTCGATGAGGGATTCGGGCACTTCTTCCAAGTCGGGCAGCATTTGGGCAAGTGTTAGATTCACACCCATTAACCCTAATCGAATTTACCAAGCAACGACGCCACCCCGCAGCCGATGGTTGGCCCTGGGGTGGCGTCGAAAAGCTGCCTAGTTATCGTCCTCATCGTCGGCGGAATCATCCGGGGTGTCCAAGGCGGCGAGGAACCGCTCAAACTCTTCCCCTAGCTCGTCACCGCTTGGCATGGGTTCGGCACTATGGCCTGGCAGTGCCATGTGCGGGTGATCCTCATGGTATTGCTCCAGGTTCTCATCGTATTGCTGCTCCAATAAGTCCACCACCTGCTGAATCTCGGCGGTGCCCTGAATCTGCTCCGCGATCTGTGCCGCCATCCGCCGGGAATCCTCCTCCAATGCCCCCAGCGGAATGGCGAGTCCGGCAGCCTGCGACACCGCCTCCAGCAGCTTCAACGTTGCCTGCGGGTAGGGGGAAGCAGCCAAATAATGCGGCACATGTGCCGTATAGCCCGCCACATTACGGCCCTGCTTATTGAGCAAATACTCCAACTGCAACGATGCCGAACCCGGAATACTGAACCTGGTGTCCATCTTAAAATAGGGCTCCAATAGTTCTAACGAGTTGCCGTGTGCGCTAATAACCATCGGCCGGGTATGGGGCACCGTCATGGGTGCGGAATACAAACAAATGGTTTGCGTCACTCCAAGCCGTTCAATAAGATCAGCAACCGCCTGGCTAAACGCTTCCCACCGCAAATCCGGCTCCGGCCCGGTAAGCAGCAGAAACGGTTTATCGTTCGCGTCGAGGACCACCTGAATACCCAGGTTAATCTCCTCCACATCGGCCACCGAATTATGATCAATAGTGGTCATGGGCCGGCGTGACCGGTAGTCAATAAACTCATCATTATTAAACGACGCCACCGGCCGATGATCGAGAGCAGCAAGCAAATACGCGGAGCTTTGATCCACCGCATGTCCCGCATCGGCATAGCCTTGTAGCGCCACCACCATCGTGGGGCCTTCCTTGCCTGGCTGCGATACCGCTGGCACCGGAAACTCCAATTCGTACATCTTCCGGTTATTGTCTTCCATTGGTTCTCCTTTAAAAGTTCTTAACTATACCTTAACTTAAACAATGATCGGGGTTGTATTATTCCGTTCAGCTTTTCGACGCGTTCCGTCGGCGCTCAACACCACAACAATAATTGGTGTGCAATCGAATCTTTGGGCTATATCAACTATTTTTCCCACCCTTAACCCTTAATTATGTAATCCCACCAACCCTAAAATCAAGGAAAGCCCATAATTTATTGCCCTGTGCATAACTCGCCCCAGGTGGCGCCACCATCCCCACCAAAATTTTGCACCCAAGCGCAAAATTAGCCCTAGCCGAAACCCACATGCTGGGATAAAACCATGAACTCGCTCCCCGCCCAAACGCTCGCTAACATTCCCGGAGTTTTAGGCTACTACCCCCACCAATCCATCATCTTTGTCACCTTCCGCCACCACCGCGACGATACTCACAGCCGGTGGGCGCTAGGCCCAACCCTCCGCATCGACATTGACAGTCTCGACGCACTCCCCGAGGTCGGCGAAGTCCTCACCGCGGAACACGCTGATGTGGTCCTCGCCTTCGTCATCGGCCGATTTCCCACCCAAGACGGCACCACCCTCGACGAAATAACCACCACCCTGGCCCAAGCCGCCGACACACACATCGTGCCCATCGACGCCTGCTGGCACGCCACCACCATCACCAATAACGGGACCTACCAGCTCCGATTCGAACAAACCCCCTCCCTCACCGACCGCGGACTCCCCACCGCCGGCTGGTGTCACGGTCGCATCGCCGACATCCCCACAGCCCAAGCCACCCAACAACTCCTCGCCGACGGTGACCTTCCCGAACTCACCCGCGACGACTGCTTCACCGCCTTCGACAAAGCCGCCACCGACCCAACCATATGGCGTGACCGGGCCAGCAACGTCGCCAACCTGGCCGCCCAGTTAGCCGTCGACGCCCAATGCTGCCCCAGCCAATTCCAAGCCTGGTTCACCACCCTGGAAACGGAACTCATCCGACTCGAACAACCCCTCCCCACCCCACCAGGGCCAGGGGCTGACATCATCGACACCTGCGCCGCCATGCTCAGCATCACCCGGATCCGTGATGCCGCCATCAACCTCCTCCTTGACCACGACCATGCCGCCCGCACCCTAGCGCTCGAAGTCGCCCGACACTTCGATGCCCCCATCCGCACCGAAGCCCTCTGTGTTTTCGCCCTGTGTGCCCTTATCCGACACAACACCCCCAAGGCACTCCACGCCCTCATGGTGGCCCGCGCGGAACAACCCAGCCACACGCTCACCCGCTACCTATTGCTCGCCTACCAGCACGAACTCACCGAAAACCTGATCGAAAAGGTCCGAGACGGCAGCACCGCGGCAGCCGCCTACTATGGGCTGAGCATTCCCCGCCAGACCGCAACCACCGGCCCAAATGCCGACAACACCATCACCGCAACCTAGGGCTTCCGGTGGGCGCTGTGGGCATGATCCCCCAACGCTGCGGTAAATGCCCACGCATCGGCGATAATCGTGTCCAAATCGGTGCGGGACGGCCGCCACCCCAACTCGGCCTTCGCCCGCGCCGACGAGGCAATCAACACGGCCGGGTCGCCGGCGCGCCGGTCAGCCATGGTGACGGGGATGGGGTGGCCGGTGACCTCCCGGCATTTGTCGATAACTTCCTTCACCGAGTAGCCATCGCCCGAGCCCAGGTTGAAAATCCGGTGCGTGCCGGGCGTATTTGATTCCAGGGCGAGCACGTGGGCGTCGGCCAGGTCTTTGATGTGAATATAGTCACGGATACACGTGCCATCCTTGGTGGGGTAGTCGTCACCAAAGATGAAGATCTCGTCCCGATGCCCCAACGCCACCTGCAACACCAGGGGAATGAGGTGGGTTTCCACCTCACGGTTTTCGCCCACCGAACCGTAGGCGCCGGCCACATTGAAATAGCGCAGGCTGGTGGCACCCAACCCGTGGGCGTGTGCGTAGGAGGTGATGGCATAGTCGATCGCAAGCTTGCTGGCCCCATAGGGGTTGGTGGGGGCGGTGGGCATATCCTCAGTGATAGGTACCCGGTCGGGCTCCCCATAGGTGGCTGCGGTGGAGGAGAACACCAGGTTCGTCACGCCATGGTTGCGCATGGCGTCGAGAAGCGTGAGCGTGGTGACGAAGTTATGGTGCCAATAGTCTTCGGGCCGTTCCATGGATTCCCCCACCAGGGAACGGGCGGCAAAATGCACCACACCATCAAAATTGCCCCCCGCAAGCACATCGCCTGCGACGTCCCGAATGTCGCCCTCGATCAGGGTAGCGTTGGCGGGCACCGCATCCCGGTTGCCGGTAGAAAAGTTATCCACGATCGTGATGTCGTGGCCTTGTTCCAACAGCACTGTGGCGCACACACTGCCCACATAGCCGGCACCACCTGTGACAAGCAGCTTCATAATAGTCTTGGCCTTTCTGGGATGGTTGGTAAGCAACATACCCTCAATAGCCTAGTCGAGGCGGCAGTAGCTAGTTTGGCGCGGCTGGGCGTCGGTAGGGGAGCGGTGGCCTAGGGTCCGCTAGATTTCCTGGACCCGCACCGCGTGCGCTAGATCATCCACCAGGTCAACAACTTTATCGCCATTTATTAACCGGATCTGCCCGTTAATGTGTTCGAAATCCACCTCGGCGCCCACGGTCATACCCGCGTCCAACATCTCCTTGAACTGTTCCGAATCCACCTGCAAAATCTCGTTGATTTGTGTGATCCGCACCCGGCGGGGAATATCGCTTTCCTCGGTGTCAATGGTGCGGAGTCCCGGGTCTACGAAGTCGGCCTGATCCACGCCCAATGCTTGCAATCCGGGGATCGGGTTCCCAAAGGGGGAACGGTCATAGGTGTCGAGCACCTCTACGAGGCGGCGTTCCACTTCGTCGCTCATCACATGCTCCCACCGGCAGGCCTCGTCGTGAACCTTGCGGATATCCAGGCCAATAATATCGGTGAGGAGCCGCTCCGCTAACCGGTGTTTCCGCATGACAGCAATGGCTAGGCTCCGGCCCTCAGGGGTCATGCGAAGACTCCGGTCCCCGGTGACCACGACGAGACCATCGCGCTCCATCCGGCCGACGGTTTGGCTCACGGTGGGGCCGGACTGTTCTAACCGCTCCGCGATGCGGGCCCTAATCGGAGTTATGCCTTCTTCCTCCAATTCATAAATGGTGCGCAGATACATTTCGGTGGTATCAACCAGGTCCTTCACAGTTGCTTATACCTTTCTGTCCATGTGTATGTGTCAGTGATATACTTTTCGACCCAAACCATTGTTCCCGCCGGTTTCTTAAGAAAATCCGAGAACATTTAGGTTCAAGTCGATACTCAACCAAAATATTCCAGGCAGCTTCGCATGCCTATAGAATGCCGCCCATCTGGCCCGCCGGAATACCTTGAAAGATATGTTTTCACTGTTTGGCGTGTATTGCCTAACCATCCACCGCAAGTATAGCCTAACTGCAAAACCCATCGGCGCGTCAGATGACAAACGGCTGACCATGGGTAGTGGTTTTTAAAGATTCCATGAAAAATCACCCGGCCCCACCAATGGGGGCCAGGTGTATAGGTTGCGGCTATCGTCGAATTACGCGAATCCTACATGGCGTATTCGCGGAGCTTTTCCGCGCGCTGGCCATCCCGCAGCTTACGCATGACCTCCCGTTCGATCTGGCGCACCCGCTCCCGGGACAGGCCAAACTGCCGGCCGATTTGGTCCAAGGTGCGGGGCACACCGTCGTCAAGCCCATAGCGCATGCGGATAACATCCTGCTCCCGATCCTCCAGGGTGCCAATAACATCCCGAATGTCGGAGTGCCGCAACGATGCCACCACCGCGGACTCGGCATCCGCAGCCTCGGAATCCTCAATGAAATCACCCAGGGGAGCCTCCTCATCGGCGCCCACCGGCATGTCCAAGCTCACCGGGTCACGCGATTGACGCAGCAACAACTCAATCTTGGACTCGTCAATGCCGGATTCCTCGGCCAGCTCCTCATTGGTGGCTTCTCGGCCCAACTGCTGGTACATTTCCCGCTTGATCCGCGACAGCTTATTCACCTGCTCCACCAAATGAACCGGCAATCGAATCGTGCGCGACTGATCTGCCATTCCGCGCGTAATGGCCTGCCGAATCCACCATGTGGCATAGGTAGAGAACTTGAACCCCTTGGCGTAGTCGAATTTTTCCATTGCCCGAATCAGACCCAAATTTCCCTCCTGAATCAGGTCCAAAAGTGGCATGCCCCTGCCCGTGTACCGCTTCGCCAGTGATACCACCAACCGCAGGTTCGCCTCCAGCAGATGTGACCGAGCCTTCCGGCCCTCCTTGACAAGCACCTTCAAATCCCGTTTCTTCGCCCGGGTCAAGGGCTCATCCGAATCCGTCAGTAGATACTCTGCATAAAGCCCCACCTCGATGGTTTGCGCCAAATGTACCTCATCCTCGGCCGTCAAGAGGGCGGTTTTCCCGATCCCATTCAAATACACGCGAACCAGATCGGCCGAAGGGTTGTCGTTGTTTTGGCCACGACGTGAACCACGATCTACCGCAAGATCAAAAGCGGACTCTTCATCAGTGGGGTCCAGAATGTCATCCGCCCCCGGATCATCATCTACGAGGTCTGTGGGCTCATCCCCCATAACAACATCAAGATCTTCTTCATTGTCGAATTCTTTAAGGGCAGAGCTAGTCATGGCTATGGCCTCCTTATATTCCGCGACGCTTCTACTTAAGTTAACGACGTGAATTCCCAAAAAGTTCCTGGCGGACAAAAACTATCGTAAAAATCGGGTATTCCTACAGCTCAAAGGTAACAAAAAAATAACACAGCAAACCTGCTTTATAACGACTTTGCGACGTTCGCAAGCGGTTAACATTCCACCAATAACGTCACCGGCCCCTCGTTCACAGAAGCCACACTCATCATCGCCCCAAACCGGCCCTCCTCAACCACAATCCCACGCTCCCGCAGCCCGGCCGCAATCTTCTCCATGACGATCTTGGCCACCTCCCCCGGGCCGCGTCCGACCACGACGGCCGCCGCCCCTTCGCCGTTCGCCCCAAAAGCGTGAATTGGCTCACCAACAACACCGGTGCCCCCATCTCCGACACGCTCCGCTCCTCGGGAAGAATCCGTAACTCCGCAATCTTCCGCACCATCGTCTGCCACGCATCCGGGGCATCATCCCGACCAATCCCCACCAGGGCCAACACCCCGTTGGTGATCGACCCCACCACCTCGTCGTCAACCGTGACACTCGCCTCAGACACCCGAGTCAATACTGCCTTCATGACCATCACCTCACCTTGAGTCGTCGATAAGCTGCGCAGGCAACACCAACCCATGCCGAACCAAATCCACCATGGGCGAAATCACCGCCTCACATAATTCTGCCCCATCCACCCCATGCGCCACCGCATACAGCTCCACCGTCTCGCCCAAAGTCAACCCCTGCGGATGCAACCCACCCACAATTGCTGCCAATGGGCCATCCACCTCGTGCGACCACCGGGGCCCATCCATGCGCACCAACCGCAGCGCTGCCGGCGCAAACCCCACGCCAGCATCTGCATCCGCCACGCTCACCTCCTCCTTCGCCACCGACGGCCGCACCACAAACCGGCTCGCCAACATGTCCGCCGCAGCCACCTGCGACAACCACTCGGCCCGAGCGAAATACTCGGCCACCTCCGAACCCAGGTCCGCATCGGTGTTATGCGTCAACTCCTCGACGAGCACGTCAGTGGGCGCATCCGCCGCGATCTTTTGGAGCGCAATAAACCCAAACCCGATCGCCGTCACCTGGGAATCCGCGAAATGCGTTAACCAGCGTTGCGTCTTACTCCGGCCCTCCGGGGACCGCGGATCAATCGACTCGTCCCGCAACCACGTCCCCACATACAGCGCCGGGTCCACCATGTCCCGCTGCAACACCCATGCCCGCACCCCATGGTCCGGCAGCCACTCGGCGATCCGCGACCGCCAGTCCTCACCACGAACATGCGCCCACGCCCCCAAGAGCTGCGCAACGCCGCCCTCGGTCAAGTGCTCCGGCGCCGTGGCCACCACCAATTGGGTTGCCCCATCCAAATCCAGCCCCGAATCCCGATATACGTGGCCAATGTCCGGCGGACCCACCACGAATGGCGGATTCGCAACAATCCGATCAAATGTTCGACCTGCCACCGGTTCGAACCATGACCCTTCCAACAGCTCCGCCTGTGGCAGCGCTCCCGCCGCCGCCAAAGTGGCCTCTGCCATGTCCAATGCCCGCGGATGCACATCCGTCAACGTCACCTGCGACGCGCAACCCAACTGGGCTAGCGCCTGCACCCCGGAACCCGCACCCAGGTCCAACGCCGAATCCACTGGGGTCCGGCAGGTCATCCGCAGCAGCGACAAACTCGCCGCCCCCACGCCCACCACATGATCTCGCCCCGGTGCGTAATGCGGCACCAACCCGGCGGCCACATCCGAAAACACCAGCCGTGATTCCCCCGCAATCACATGTGGCTGTACATCCAATATCGCGGTCAGGAACCGTAAATCCGCCCCCGCAACCTCCGCGTTGTCGGCATCCTGCTGCGGGGAGCCGATCACCTGCCGCCGCCCCAACACCCCGGCCGTAATCAGGTCCGCAACCAGATCCGCCCCCAAAACCTGCTCCACCACCGGGCGGGGTAGCTCCTCGTGCAGCAAGAACACGGTGATCGCTACGGCTAACGGTTCGGACAATCTGGGTCGCAATGCCACCGCCACCGCTTCGGGTTCGCCCCGCCGTAATGCCGCCATGGTTGCGTTGCCTAAATACTCCTCGACCCCGGCGGAATCGAAACCGAGACCACGGAAAACTTCCTGGAGACGTGGGGCAACCACACCCAATGGTGAACGCATAATAATACTCCTTGACGATGGGAAACCTGGCCGAGACGCCATAAGCTCAAGTACTACATAGTACTGTGTCCAACCCGGTAGGTAGCATGTGGGCGACTGCTGATTGTGGTGGTGATTGCGTTCGCGTGAACCCCCCACCACGCCAACCGTGAAGGATGAAACATGGTGTTTACCCCCTTGCACCGGGAACTCGAACTGTTGGCCATGACGCCCCTCGACCAGTATCTCCTCAGGGAAGCAATTCGGGTTGGGGCGCGCGAACAAGGCGACCTCATGTTTTACGAAACACCGCACGCTATCGCCGCCGCCCTGGCCCGTGACCTGTGCGCCCTCGCCAACCGGGGCGGCGGATGGATTTTCTACGGCATTCGCGCCCCCGATGGGGTTGTTGAAAACCTCGCACCCTGCCAGCCGATCGCCGACATTGACCACACGGTCACTCAGGTGGCCCGCGACCTTGTCACCCCGCCGCTTGTCGACGTTGCTGTGCACCACATCCCTGTCGCCCCGACTGGCATCGTCTACGCCATCGAGGTGCCTTACGACGACCAGGCG contains:
- a CDS encoding PAC2 family protein translates to MEDNNRKMYELEFPVPAVSQPGKEGPTMVVALQGYADAGHAVDQSSAYLLAALDHRPVASFNNDEFIDYRSRRPMTTIDHNSVADVEEINLGIQVVLDANDKPFLLLTGPEPDLRWEAFSQAVADLIERLGVTQTICLYSAPMTVPHTRPMVISAHGNSLELLEPYFKMDTRFSIPGSASLQLEYLLNKQGRNVAGYTAHVPHYLAASPYPQATLKLLEAVSQAAGLAIPLGALEEDSRRMAAQIAEQIQGTAEIQQVVDLLEQQYDENLEQYHEDHPHMALPGHSAEPMPSGDELGEEFERFLAALDTPDDSADDEDDN
- a CDS encoding DUF7059 domain-containing protein, whose protein sequence is MRSPLGVVAPRLQEVFRGLGFDSAGVEEYLGNATMAALRRGEPEAVAVALRPRLSEPLAVAITVFLLHEELPRPVVEQVLGADLVADLITAGVLGRRQVIGSPQQDADNAEVAGADLRFLTAILDVQPHVIAGESRLVFSDVAAGLVPHYAPGRDHVVGVGAASLSLLRMTCRTPVDSALDLGAGSGVQALAQLGCASQVTLTDVHPRALDMAEATLAAAGALPQAELLEGSWFEPVAGRTFDRIVANPPFVVGPPDIGHVYRDSGLDLDGATQLVVATAPEHLTEGGVAQLLGAWAHVRGEDWRSRIAEWLPDHGVRAWVLQRDMVDPALYVGTWLRDESIDPRSPEGRSKTQRWLTHFADSQVTAIGFGFIALQKIAADAPTDVLVEELTHNTDADLGSEVAEYFARAEWLSQVAAADMLASRFVVRPSVAKEEVSVADADAGVGFAPAALRLVRMDGPRWSHEVDGPLAAIVGGLHPQGLTLGETVELYAVAHGVDGAELCEAVISPMVDLVRHGLVLPAQLIDDSR
- the galE gene encoding UDP-glucose 4-epimerase GalE, yielding MKLLVTGGAGYVGSVCATVLLEQGHDITIVDNFSTGNRDAVPANATLIEGDIRDVAGDVLAGGNFDGVVHFAARSLVGESMERPEDYWHHNFVTTLTLLDAMRNHGVTNLVFSSTAATYGEPDRVPITEDMPTAPTNPYGASKLAIDYAITSYAHAHGLGATSLRYFNVAGAYGSVGENREVETHLIPLVLQVALGHRDEIFIFGDDYPTKDGTCIRDYIHIKDLADAHVLALESNTPGTHRIFNLGSGDGYSVKEVIDKCREVTGHPIPVTMADRRAGDPAVLIASSARAKAELGWRPSRTDLDTIIADAWAFTAALGDHAHSAHRKP
- a CDS encoding DUF4192 domain-containing protein; this translates as MNSLPAQTLANIPGVLGYYPHQSIIFVTFRHHRDDTHSRWALGPTLRIDIDSLDALPEVGEVLTAEHADVVLAFVIGRFPTQDGTTLDEITTTLAQAADTHIVPIDACWHATTITNNGTYQLRFEQTPSLTDRGLPTAGWCHGRIADIPTAQATQQLLADGDLPELTRDDCFTAFDKAATDPTIWRDRASNVANLAAQLAVDAQCCPSQFQAWFTTLETELIRLEQPLPTPPGPGADIIDTCAAMLSITRIRDAAINLLLDHDHAARTLALEVARHFDAPIRTEALCVFALCALIRHNTPKALHALMVARAEQPSHTLTRYLLLAYQHELTENLIEKVRDGSTAAAAYYGLSIPRQTATTGPNADNTITAT
- a CDS encoding iron dependent repressor, metal binding and dimerization domain protein — encoded protein: MKDLVDTTEMYLRTIYELEEEGITPIRARIAERLEQSGPTVSQTVGRMERDGLVVVTGDRSLRMTPEGRSLAIAVMRKHRLAERLLTDIIGLDIRKVHDEACRWEHVMSDEVERRLVEVLDTYDRSPFGNPIPGLQALGVDQADFVDPGLRTIDTEESDIPRRVRITQINEILQVDSEQFKEMLDAGMTVGAEVDFEHINGQIRLINGDKVVDLVDDLAHAVRVQEI
- a CDS encoding sigma-70 family RNA polymerase sigma factor produces the protein MSARNFLGIHVVNLSRSVAEYKEAIAMTSSALKEFDNEEDLDVVMGDEPTDLVDDDPGADDILDPTDEESAFDLAVDRGSRRGQNNDNPSADLVRVYLNGIGKTALLTAEDEVHLAQTIEVGLYAEYLLTDSDEPLTRAKKRDLKVLVKEGRKARSHLLEANLRLVVSLAKRYTGRGMPLLDLIQEGNLGLIRAMEKFDYAKGFKFSTYATWWIRQAITRGMADQSRTIRLPVHLVEQVNKLSRIKREMYQQLGREATNEELAEESGIDESKIELLLRQSRDPVSLDMPVGADEEAPLGDFIEDSEAADAESAVVASLRHSDIRDVIGTLEDREQDVIRMRYGLDDGVPRTLDQIGRQFGLSRERVRQIEREVMRKLRDGQRAEKLREYAM